The region TAACCCAGGGCCCTATAGCAGCTTAGGTCCCTATAGCATCTATTTCCTCAGAAAACCATTGAAGAGGGTACATTATCCTAGGTTACTATAATGCTTAAGTGTGTTCATGACAgtgggtgctgaggagtattttatttgtttttgctcagtctgattgggtgggcctggcagggcctggcttcccagtgggtgggcctgtgtcCACCCAGGCCCACACATGACTATGCCCCTAGTTCATGAAAGTTGGAAATGCTTTGTTCTTCAACAGCAAGGCCTATGAGGCAAACAGTTAGTCAGCCTAAAGCTTCAGCAGCAGAGGTCTGGGCTACATGGCACGCCATTTTGCATGTTTTGTCGAAGATGGCAAATAATAAGCTAATAATAAACTAACGACTGTGACAGTTGGCTACGCCTGTTACTGTAGGAGAATTATACTTTGAAGTAAAATGAGTCATCATTGTCGTGACTCCTGTCATCTCAGCCCATCTCCTCCCTGCGTGAGCATGGCTGTCACGGAGGAGTGCTCCCGGTTCTCTCTCCGTTAATCCCGTTTAATTCTCCCTCCTGTCAGGTGGGGAAGCACGACGAGGCTTGGATGATCCTCAAGCAGATCCATGACACCAACATGCGAGCGCGTGGGCAGCCGGAGAAAGTCTTCACCGTGAGTGTTTTCCCGCCTCGGCTCTTGCTTTGTTCACGCAGTAGAAAAACGAAGGCTTATAACCGCCAGCGCTGCGACTTGTTTAAATATGTGCCGAGTATAATATCAATGATATGAAAAGGTTTTGAAAGGTATTTTGTGCCATTCAAATACGCAATGCCCAAGGCGCACCTGGAAACAGCACCCCAGTCAATCTACATTTACAGCTTTTCATTTGGTGTCAGATGTCCTGTCTCTGGAAGTGAACTAAAGCCCTTGCAAATCTCATGATACATCTGTAGCCTATATTTTAAGATGCAGGTTTTTGCTGCTAATGCAATAGCATAAGGGCTCAATCAATCTTGAACTTGAACTTGCCTATCAATTTGCATAGCCTACCTTCttccattaaaaaaattaaaagcaaTGCAGAATAGTTGTAGATACTGTAAGATAACCAGGTAAATTCCAATTCCTCGAGGTGCTTCCAGGGCCCGAGTTTCCTTGTACCACCCACAGATATCCAATGAATGGACCACAGCCACAGACCACCTTCCAGTTATATTTCTCCACCAGCAGTAGCCTACAAGAAAGAAACAGCATAAACATGACTTTTGatgtaattatgttattaaaaACTCAATTTCCCATAATTCCCATCCCAGGTGAACAGAATCAAGATCCCCAAGCATTTGGATGAGCTGGTGGAGATTAAATCAGAGTCGGGGAACCCAGTCTCCAAGGCCCTCTTCAGGTCCAAGACAGAGCTATGTGGGGTGAGTTTTCTCTGCCTCTCCCACTGCTGGCTCGCTAGATGGCCATTATCCTGCACTGCACTCTCACAAATCATTATTGATGTGTCTCTCTTGTTTCTCCACACAGATCTGGGTTAACTTTATGAAGTGTTTCGACTACCCTCTGAAAGAAAGCACTATCAAGCTAGCTATTGTTTGGTTTACGCTGTCATTTGGGTAAGTTTTTCTATTGTAATGActcccgctccctccctctctcctgataGAAAGGTCCGGTTCTTAATTTAGAGCTGTAGGAGTCAGAATAGGCTAACTTCTTTCGGCATAGACCTTTGCGCTTGCAGCCACATTGCATTTCTGTCAGCTGTCCAACGTGGTAGCAGAGGTCGCAGCTCCCTGCTCTCAGGAGAACTACTGATTCAATATGCTTTCATTGGCCTCTCCTCTCAGTGTGACAGGGTGGGAATTCAAGCAGCCTGAGAAGAAAAGAACACTCCTGGAAACCCAACAGAAACCGTGTATTCTACCCCTATAgttccaatacatttaaactggCTCCTATGTATAAACATGGATTTCTTTCTATTTGTTAACCTATATCCACTAAAGTGACTCCCTACGCCAAATTCCCTGTGGGTACGTACATAACCTAACCTTTATGTTGGTGACGACACTGCGTGTGTCTGTGGATCCAGGTACTACGGCCTGTCTGTGTGGTTCCCTGACGTCATCAAGCACCTCCAGGCAGATGACTACGCCTCCAAGGTGAAGATCCACAGCAACGAACGCATCGAGGACTTCACCTTCAATTTCACCATGGAGAACCAGATCCACACCAATGGTGTCTTCATCAACGACAGGTAGGGAAGAACGAGAAAACTCTTCCACATTTCATGCTGAACAAGCAGTTATAACTGCATCCTCAATGAAAATGGGACTGATGGACTAAAATGGAGTATGGATGGAAATGTGAGTCATTACTATGGTGCTTTTATATTAATCTGGCATGTTGTTTTATCTGCTTTGTCTCTGTCAACTAGATGAGATGAGTAAACGTTAAATACAGAATCGACAAGGATTTCTCTGTAAAATGAACATGACATGTAGTCATTAGTAACTAACCATGTCCACACATACACTTTCCTCTGTTGAACTGTCCAGATTTGTTAATATGAAGTTGAAGTCCGTCACCTTCATTGACTCCACCTTCCGTAACTGCTACTTTGACGACGTGACCTCGGTGGGATCCTACTTCCGGAACTGTACCTTCATCGAGGCGTTCTTCTACAACACTGGtaagacagacaaacagaaccaGAAAGAGAACAGGGGCATTTCTGGGCCACCGTGAAGAATCCAGAAGTCTCAGTCATGCCTATTTTCCTGTTTGTGATGGCAGACATCGATGACTCCAAACTGATAGATGACACAGAGGTGATCAACAGCACGTTTCACCACAACAAGACGGGCTGTCAGATGACATTTGATGACGACTACAGCGCCTACTGGGTCTACTTCATCAACTTCCTTGGAACTCTGGCTGTTCTGCCCGGCAACATCGTCTCAGCACTGCTCATGGATAAAATCGGACGCCTTTCCATGTTAGGTATGTACAGGGATAGTTTGCAAAGTCCTTTCTGAGGGCTGCCTTTGTTATGAGCATGACTGTATCAGGTTGTTCAAATAAAAAAAggatgttgtgtgtctgtgtctgcgtgtgtctgcgtgcgtctgcgtgtgtgtgtctgcgtgcatctgtgtgtgtgtgtgtgtgtggtacaggtGGCTCCATGGTTCTGTCAGGGATCAGTTGTTTCTTCCTGTGGTTCGGCACCAGTGAGTCGATGATGATCTTCATGCTGTGCCTTTACAACGGCCTGAGCATATCAGCCTGGAACTCACTGGACGTGGTCACCACAGAGTCCTTCCCTACAGACAGAAGGTATAGTTAGCAAGAAAATATAAATGATCCATTCCTATCTGCACACACAACAAGCATgaaaaaacacacagacatacatataaAACTCCTGTAAATCACTAAAAGACTTTATaatctcccccccttctctctctctgtgtcagagggACAGGTTTTGGGTTCTGTAACGCTTTGTGTAAGCTGGCTGCAGTGTTGGGAAACCTGATCTTTGGTTCTCTGGTTGGCATCACCAAGTCCATCCCCATCCTCCTGGCCTCATCTGTGCTGGTGTGTGGAGGCCTGGTGGGGCTCCGGCTGCCTGATACCAGGGCCAACGTACTGATGTAGCCCCAGGAAGGACCACCTGGCCTGTGGAAGACTTGGGCCAAACCTGGTGCAAAGGGTTTGCTTCAAACATGTCCTATGGATGTTTGAGATTTGATTTGCTTATTGCCGCTTGTGGTCTCAAAGGGAGTTCAATTGCATaactccccacccccaccccatatTGCTACAAAACAGTATATCTACTTTCACTTGATCAATTTATGTATGTACAAGACACAACCCAAGCTCCAGACCATCTGCACAATTCCCTGGTGTCAAAGGGAAACTCCTATTTATTATTGAATGTAATATTTGGGGATGTCCAGGATGGAATGATGTCACTCAATATTTTCATGTTATTTCATCATGATATAATCATAAGAGTTAGTGGGGTATATATTTTAGTGAAGCTTGTGGCGAGCATTGTTCAGGGGAATTGATGGTCAGTTGTTCATGACTGATTGATGGCCAGGCCATTGCCTGTGGATTATGTCCATccatccctgtatagtactggcTGTGAAGGGAACTACTGTATATGGGTCCTGTAGTTGGCTGAAGTAGACTCTATATCAGTGTCAAGGCCTGTTTGCTATGAGCTGGCTTGTGAAGTCAGTACTGAGTTAGTGCTATGTGAGTTGTATAGATGTCAGTAGCGCCTGTTGCTTTGTATCTTATGAGCAGTAGCTTCCAGGCATGTTTGTCTGGAGTCATTGCAGGGGCAGGGTTAGTGCTGTACATATGAATGCGTTCTTATTAGGCCAggacagatggaggagagaggggataacAAGCTGTTCTGAGCACAGCCACCCTGCAGTGGGAGAGACGGGGGAATAGATGATCAGAAAGACTGGAGACCACACAGCTGCAACACAGCTGGCCTAGACAGACAGGCCCAGGGAGAGAATAAGGGTATTTCTGGGCCACCGAGTGTAGATGGATCTTTGTCAGGCTTGACGTGTTCTCACATAATGTTTCACTTGTAATGTCTGCTAGATATACGCACATACCCTGAACTGTCAACCATGAAGAGTCATGGTGATGGACAGGTCCTAACTAAGCTAAGCTTCTCCCAGATAACATCTGAAACTATAATAATGTGTTTGTTGTCAGTTGTGGCTATTTATTTATTAGTTTACACTGACAGATGCATAAAGATGTGTTTTTATTACAGTGTTCTGCCCCACTCTACCACAGTCATATATAAACACTCAATGTCAAAGCCCTTTGCACCAGCTCTCTAGGCCATATTGAATAACTTGATTTGTTGTTATTTGAAGTGTACATACTAAATGTATCAATATGTTAATATTTATGGTTTTTTTGCGGGTATGTATCTGCAGCTGTTCTAAAGAATTTGTTGGGGGAAATGTAAGAATCAAATTTTTTTGTATCTACTCTTGTTCTCCACTTCTcctatgtgttgtattgtatgcaGGCTTCCTGATTGGGATTTATTTATGTTCAGCCTTTGATTTGGCGTTTCTCTTCGGCACTGACTTTGTAATGACATGTCAGGCTGCTTCCTTTTCAAGATACTGAATggccttttattttttttaaatgtgcctCTTCTTCACCGGAACGTTCTCCTCATAGACAACAGAACAGGAGACTGAAGGGTACAGGAGGTAAACAGGAAgtgaactctgtgtgtgtgtgtgtgtgtgtgtgtgtgtgtgtgtgtgtgtgtgtgtgtgtgtgtgtgtgtgtgtgtgtgtgtgtgtgtgtgtgtgtgtgtgtgtgtgtgtgtgtgtgtgtgtgtgtgtgtgtgtgtgtgtgtgtgtgtgtgtgtgatgtccctTCACATTGTGACGTGTAAAAGGTACAACCTCCATATCAGTTTAAAAAAAGATGCCCTCCCCTCAGATGAAGTTGGAAGACAATATTATTTTAAAACTGGATTGGAAAATATCAAATGTTATTTAGAGCAATAAGTAAGTAGTAAGTAAGTAAGTTAGTAACTGCTTGCATaagagtgacccccccccccacaggatGTAATTGAAGTGAAATGACGtgaaaacaacgttgattcaaccagtgtgtgcccagtgggaatgcATTTGCGTGGATATTTTAAGCAATATTTAAACAGTTTTACAACATTGAGTAAACTATTCCAGTgcttgttatttaaaaaaaacacctgTGACAATTTGGAAGACATTTTGGAATCAGTAACAAAACAGTATTTTTCTAAATGTTGTACACATAATTCAGTACGTAGCACATGTTTAAATCTTTTCACTGTATAATGGCATTTCATTAGTGCTGTACACTGCATCATTTTTCACTCTCTAAATTCTCACCCAAAGTTGACAAATGCGTCTGACGTTGATAAGGCATCCTGCAGATAGCTGTCGTTACTGTAAGCAGTATGATCACCAGACCTCAGTCACAGGTCTACATCTCTACATGGCTCCTTAGTATTATCTATGGCTTACTGCCTGTGTAGCTCTCCTGTTCCCGTGTGTGTTGTATCTGTGAGTATATTGTAGTGTTCGTAGTCCACTGTATCAAAACTGCGGTCTGCTTGCCCCCTCCATATTTTAGCTTTACATCATCTCGGATATGGTAAAGTCTGTTTGCTGATTGTTTGCTTCTTGGTATGCACTACAAATGATCTGACTTGTTGATGATTTCATGATTTTATAAGTGATGACATAATCAATGGAACTTgagtatttatagtagtagtaacaacaTTCTGATTGGGCTTGTGTCAAACCAAAGCTACTGACTGACTACTGTTACCATCTCAGCAGTGTAGTGCATACAATAAGATACCAGTTATTTATGAACAAGGGTTGCAGCTGTATGGTGGTACTGGATGTGTTAAACCTAGCGTCTTAGCCTAATTGTGACAGCATTGCCTGTGGTATCTTACAAAGGATAAATAAGTGTCTCTCttttttgtgtgggtgtgtggtttggATTCACCATcattgtggggaccagaagtcctcacaaggatagtaaaaacaAGGAAAATCTGGACAGGTATGGACATTTCgccagtccccacaaggaaaattCCTATGTTTGACTTAGAGGTTAGGTTAGGGATAAGAGTTAggcttagttttagggttaacgttagagttaggttaagggttagggaaaataggattttgaatgggaataaatAGTTTGgttcccacaaggatagtaaaacaaatgtgtgtgtgtgtgtgtgtgtgtgtgtgtgtgtgtgtgtgtgtgtgtgtgtgtgtgtgtgtgtgtgtgtgtgtgtgtgtgtgtgtgtgtgtgtgtgtgtgtgtgtgtgtaagtaagtaTTGTACATATCAATGCTGTGGTTGGTGGACTTCTGAGTTAAATCTGTATGCTTTTTGATTGACTGATGCCTCTCCAGCTGTGTTCAAGCGATAAATCCATCTATCCATGTTCTACGTCTGTGTTTCCTTGGCTAAAAGCCACATGTCCTCTACTACTGTGTGTACAAACTTGCATGTGTGTATGAAACTTCTCTTTTTTTGTGCTCAACTTTGTGTTCTTATTGTATTCTTCTGCCAGAAGAAGAGAAAATGTAGATTTTTGGAAGAAAAAAAGTGGATGTATCACTCGTTAGTTTTTTGGGGACATTTTTTTAAGTGAACAATGGTGTGGGCTCAGATGAACAAAGGTGTGGGCTCAGATGAACAAAGGTGTGGGCTCAGATGAACAAAGGTGTGTACATTATTGTGAAGGGCATGCCAATTGTGGGATGACTGTATGTACAGACGTCTATAAACATGAAGCTGTGTAGAGAAATATTTGCCAAATGATGCCCTGGGAATATTGTTTTAATTAAAGGAGAATGGCAGGAATTGCAAATAGTGCTGCTTATGAGCATCAAGTATATGAAATAAAGATTTATGTTCTCTAGCAAATTCAATCATGTGTTCATTCAACTCCTGAGGATATAAAGCTTGAGTGCATTGCAGCTTATATAGATAGGTCTGCAGCAGGTCATTTTGAAGATAATATTATATCAGATAGCGTGCATGCAGACTGCAGAGCATTGGGCCCAAAATCGTATTACACTAATAATAGCTTTTATTTAGCCCTGCACTCTCATAATCAGACCTCTAAGAAATATGAGTTCTTGCCTTCAGTGTTTGCAAGTCAGAAAATATTATCAATTGTTGTCAGGAATTAAAAATGCAGATTTTCAATTAGTATAGACTACTATAATTCCAGTCCTATAAAGTTGGAAACGATGACGCGGCTAAACTAAAGTGAGGGCTTGTGGTATTAGttttaaaacaacaacagaaacagcagcattgaagacatcaaaatgctAATCCACATGTCCGTATTCACTGCCTTATTGTCGTAGCTAGTGGGCATTACGCATGCCAAGTAAAGACATGACATCTACCCCTGGCTTTTGCCTTTTAATCAAAATAAAAACATTCCAACAAAACAAACAGATAAAATGTAAAGTGACATTTTACATGGAATTTGGAGTTATAgacttctctcacacacaccctgcaaCATCAGCACAGCAGAGACAAGAAAGAACTTGGgcaacacaatacattattacaggcAGGCATGTCAAGCTGCACTGCTCTGGCCTAGTTTACATGTCATGGCTGCAGGTGGCCTAACGCTAAGGgcgttgggcctgtaactgaaATGTCGCTAGGTCGAATCCCCGAGCAAGGCGTAAACTCTGCCtaggtgcccttgagcaaggcacgtaaCCCTTATTGCTTGTGGGTCACCATTGATAATggcatttccaattcacacatgcatattaatacacacttgtacatgtttGAAATAGGGCATTTATGTAATCCACCGTTGCTGGGACAATGCTGGAATGGAAAATTAAATATCTGAACAAGTAGGGTTTAGGTTGGCATGATAGTGTGTAGCCAGCATTAATTTATCATCCCTGTCCATAAACCCATTCTACCAGGAACTGAAAAGCATGGCTGGCAGCAGTAGGCTTCAGGGGTGGTCAGACTAGCATGAAGTGAGCTATATGAAATTATGTTATCAGAAGGACCCTCTACCCCCTTTATACAGTAGTGtattacctttgaccagagccctataggcccttaggatgcattacctttgaccagagccctataggcccttaggatgcattacctttgaccagagccctataggcccttaggatgcattacctttgaccagagccctataggcccttaGGATGCATTAcctttggccagagccctataggcccttgGGATGCATTAccttttaccagagccctataggcccttaGGATGCATTAcctttggccagagccctatagccCCTTAtgatgcattacctttgaccagagccctatagcccCTTAtgatgcattacctttgaccagagccctataggcccttaGGATGCATTAcctttggccagagccctataggcccttaggatgcattacctttgaccagagccctataggcccttaGGATGCATTAcctttggccagagccctatagccCTTTAtgatgcattacctttgaccagagccctatgggcccttatTAGGACCAGGCCtgtggccaaaatatcatatcacaatATGTTCTCAAAAAATGTTAAGGTACGGCAACCATTCTAATTGTTTTATACTCAACCAAACTAAGACAAAACTGACAGTGAAGTAGCACAATTTGTATAACTTTTCATTTATTTAGCACTGTATCAACATATTGTTAAAAATGTATGTGAGTCGATACTGGTATACCTTAAGATACAATCTGTTGCTATCCAGGGGATAGGGAGCCATATGGGACTCAGAACCTCTTCCACCTGGCTGACTTCAAGCTTGGTGTGTAAAGTGAACCTCTCTGATgtccagaggtgggaccaagtcactatGAATCGAGTCACAAGCTAGTCTCAAGTAACAAGAtccaagtctcaagtcaagtccAAAGTAGAATAGGTCTTGACTCAAGTCTAGTCCAAGGCGTGGGTTCTAAGAGCAAGTCAAGTTGAGTCACAAGAtttcaagtcaagtctcaagtcaagtaaaacatttttttatacatGCAATGACTTTTTCAACTAcaaatctttttatttttattgagcCTACCAGATAGcccatttcattattttgtctacaACACATTTTGATGATGTATTTGTTAAATAGGGACCTTGAAGCAGTGGTATAAAGGCATGAAATCAGCAGAAGGCAAGGCAGGTTGACATGTTCAATGTGTAGATGTACAGTATTTACAGGTCCTGGTGATCCAATGGTGAAAGCACCATATCATACAAAATATACAAGTAGATTTACCAAATTAGCCCAAAAGAAATAGCCTCGGGTAGAGGGCAAGACTGTATAGCTTCCCCTTAAGAAACCCAATCGAATCTGTGTAACAGAAGctcaaacaggtaggcctacataaGCAATTGGACCCCAGGATCATACAAGTAACCAATAGGCAATTACAACCAATAAACTGGTTCTACAATGTAAAAGGCAATTTCCATGTGCACTGCACGTGtaactgatagatacatttaaaaacatgaacgTGAGTGTGTGTACGTAAATTGTAGTCTTTTGTCTGTAATATGTTTCGTTGTGCCGATACTCC is a window of Oncorhynchus kisutch isolate 150728-3 linkage group LG3, Okis_V2, whole genome shotgun sequence DNA encoding:
- the sv2ca gene encoding synaptic vesicle glycoprotein 2Ca, with translation MDDSYESRTSLVKGAKDIVKEAKRHAVKKVNKVVDSTTDEYSQRKYSRFEDEVDEGDDFYRNPPRQDGGYNDNDQASDASDATEGHDDEDEIYEGEYQGIPAAGDRRAREGQVALGQPVTDSLKDRKELEQERQADEEELAQQYELIIQECGHGRFQWQLFLVLGLALMSDGVEVFVVGFVLPSAETDMCALGGSNSRSGWLGSIVYLGMMVGAFFWGGMSDKVGRRQCLLICMCVNGFFAFLSSFVQGYGIFLLCRVIAGFGTGGVVPIVFSLFAEVLSREKRGEHLSWLCMFWMIGEIYASAMAWAIIPHYGWSFSMGSAYQFHSWRVFVVVCALPCVCAVVALTFMPESPRFYLEVGKHDEAWMILKQIHDTNMRARGQPEKVFTVNRIKIPKHLDELVEIKSESGNPVSKALFRSKTELCGIWVNFMKCFDYPLKESTIKLAIVWFTLSFGYYGLSVWFPDVIKHLQADDYASKVKIHSNERIEDFTFNFTMENQIHTNGVFINDRFVNMKLKSVTFIDSTFRNCYFDDVTSVGSYFRNCTFIEAFFYNTDIDDSKLIDDTEVINSTFHHNKTGCQMTFDDDYSAYWVYFINFLGTLAVLPGNIVSALLMDKIGRLSMLGGSMVLSGISCFFLWFGTSESMMIFMLCLYNGLSISAWNSLDVVTTESFPTDRRGTGFGFCNALCKLAAVLGNLIFGSLVGITKSIPILLASSVLVCGGLVGLRLPDTRANVLM